A genomic region of Jeotgalibaca ciconiae contains the following coding sequences:
- a CDS encoding glutaredoxin family protein gives MEVSLYTKNNCGMCKNTKRYLQMIGVPFVEKNIEENEVYMDEARETGFTALPIVKTAEEVFSGHQPAKLEELFGSL, from the coding sequence ATGGAAGTATCATTATATACAAAAAACAATTGCGGGATGTGCAAAAATACAAAACGTTATCTACAAATGATCGGTGTGCCGTTCGTTGAGAAAAATATCGAAGAAAACGAAGTATACATGGATGAAGCTCGTGAAACTGGTTTTACTGCTTTACCAATTGTAAAGACAGCTGAAGAAGTTTTCAGTGGACATCAACCAGCAAAACTAGAAGAGCTTTTTGGTAGCTTATGA
- a CDS encoding HD domain-containing protein — MNIDVLYDFVEKKLGNDTTGHDLSHIKRVENLAATIAEQEEVSENDKKIIRAAVLLHDVIDEKLTEDVDKEKREVTKVLQESGASTSEIALIQDTIENISYSKNLSKKRELTKIGKIVQDADRIDAIGAIGIARTFYYGGAKGHTMYDDSSPINTAALDEKSYRNSANVVNHFYEKLLHLEGLMNTTGGKKLAKGRTKFMKAYLEQLDFEVKGEK; from the coding sequence ATGAACATAGATGTTTTATATGATTTTGTGGAAAAGAAATTAGGAAATGATACAACTGGGCATGATTTGAGCCATATAAAAAGAGTGGAGAACCTGGCTGCAACCATTGCTGAACAAGAAGAAGTGTCGGAAAATGACAAAAAAATTATTCGAGCAGCTGTCTTATTGCATGATGTGATTGATGAGAAATTAACAGAGGATGTGGATAAGGAAAAGCGAGAAGTAACGAAAGTCCTTCAAGAAAGTGGCGCATCAACCAGTGAAATAGCGCTCATCCAAGATACCATTGAAAACATCTCTTACTCAAAAAATCTATCAAAAAAACGCGAACTGACGAAAATAGGAAAAATTGTTCAAGATGCAGACCGCATTGATGCAATTGGAGCAATCGGAATTGCACGAACTTTCTATTATGGTGGAGCGAAAGGCCATACTATGTATGATGATTCATCCCCTATAAACACAGCAGCCTTAGACGAAAAATCTTATCGCAATTCTGCCAATGTCGTGAACCATTTTTATGAAAAACTGCTTCATTTAGAAGGCCTAATGAACACAACAGGAGGCAAAAAACTTGCCAAAGGTAGAACTAAATTTATGAAGGCTTACTTAGAACAGTTAGACTTTGAAGTAAAAGGCGAAAAATAA
- a CDS encoding phosphoketolase family protein produces the protein MVDYSSKEYFEKVDAWWRAANYLSVGQLYLKDNPLLRRPLEASDIKVNPIGHWGTIPGQNFIYAHLNRVINKYDLNMFYIEGPGHGGQVMVSNAYLDGSYTEIYPEITEDEAGMQKLFKQFSFPGGIGSHAAPETPGSIHEGGELGYSLSHGIGAVLDHPDVIATVVIGDGEAETGALAASWFSNVFLNPVNDGAVLPILHLNEFKIANPTILGRKTDKELKAYFEGMGWEPFFVEGNDPQKIHMELAEKLDASIEKIHKIQSEARKKPASEATMPKWPVLVVRTPKGWTGPKEWEGKPIEGSFRSHQIPIPVDQDDLKHVDALVDWLESYDPEQLFDEEGKLLPEIKAMAPNGEQRMAMNPITNGGIDPKPLVIPDWKDYTLETEQPAAEEAEDMTELGGFIRDIIQKNPHNFRAFSVDEMDSNKLDRIFEVTDRQWMEAIKEPNDEFQAPAGRVIDTQLSEHQAEGWLEGYVLTGRHGFFVSYESFLRVADSMLTQHFKWIRKADELPWRNKYPSLNIIASSSVFQQDHNGYTHQDPGILTHLAEKKGKYIREYLPADTNSLLAVMDKVFRSQQKVNVIISSKHPRPQFYSTKEAEELVEKGLKVIDWASTDQDGEADLVIAAAGTEPNLEALAALTIFNKKFPEAKVRFINVVELLKLRNNKDTPNGLTDKEFNEYFTKDKPIVFVFHGYEGLIRNLFFDRDNRNLTVHGYQEEGAVTTPFDMRVLNEMDRFTLAKSFAKASGQVDEKFRNEMDTLLEKHHDYIREEGKDIPEVNDWKWEPLE, from the coding sequence ATGGTTGATTATTCCTCAAAAGAATATTTTGAAAAAGTAGACGCATGGTGGCGAGCAGCAAATTACCTTTCCGTAGGCCAACTGTATTTAAAAGACAATCCGTTATTACGACGCCCTCTTGAAGCAAGCGACATAAAAGTGAATCCAATCGGACATTGGGGAACGATTCCAGGACAAAATTTTATTTATGCTCATTTAAATCGAGTCATTAATAAATATGATTTGAATATGTTTTACATCGAAGGTCCCGGTCATGGCGGACAAGTGATGGTTTCGAATGCATATTTGGATGGCAGCTACACAGAAATTTATCCAGAAATCACTGAAGATGAAGCAGGAATGCAGAAGCTGTTTAAGCAGTTTTCGTTTCCTGGTGGTATTGGTTCTCACGCAGCGCCCGAAACACCGGGATCCATTCATGAGGGAGGAGAACTGGGTTACTCCTTATCACATGGAATCGGAGCAGTATTAGACCATCCAGATGTGATTGCGACTGTTGTGATTGGCGATGGAGAGGCAGAAACAGGAGCACTCGCTGCTTCTTGGTTTTCGAATGTTTTTCTCAATCCGGTGAATGATGGCGCAGTCTTACCAATCCTCCATTTAAATGAATTTAAGATCGCAAATCCAACAATTTTAGGACGTAAAACTGATAAAGAGTTGAAGGCTTATTTTGAAGGGATGGGTTGGGAACCTTTCTTTGTCGAAGGAAATGATCCACAAAAAATTCATATGGAATTAGCTGAAAAATTGGATGCTTCAATCGAAAAGATTCATAAAATCCAATCAGAAGCTCGTAAAAAACCAGCATCAGAAGCAACGATGCCGAAATGGCCGGTATTAGTTGTGCGCACACCAAAAGGTTGGACTGGACCAAAAGAGTGGGAAGGTAAACCAATCGAAGGTTCTTTCCGTTCCCATCAAATTCCAATTCCTGTTGATCAAGATGATTTAAAGCACGTGGATGCTTTGGTAGACTGGCTGGAGTCTTACGATCCGGAACAGTTATTTGATGAAGAAGGGAAATTACTTCCAGAAATAAAAGCCATGGCACCAAACGGAGAACAACGCATGGCAATGAATCCTATTACGAATGGCGGGATTGATCCGAAGCCCTTGGTCATTCCTGATTGGAAAGATTACACGTTAGAGACAGAACAACCGGCTGCTGAAGAGGCAGAGGATATGACAGAATTAGGAGGCTTTATCCGCGATATTATCCAAAAAAATCCGCATAACTTTCGTGCTTTTAGCGTGGATGAGATGGATTCCAACAAGCTGGATCGGATTTTTGAAGTGACGGATAGGCAATGGATGGAGGCAATAAAAGAACCGAACGATGAATTTCAGGCACCGGCAGGTCGAGTTATCGATACCCAACTTTCTGAGCACCAAGCAGAAGGCTGGTTGGAAGGCTATGTCTTAACTGGCCGCCATGGATTCTTCGTAAGCTATGAAAGTTTCTTGCGTGTAGCCGACTCCATGTTGACCCAACATTTTAAATGGATTCGAAAAGCGGATGAGCTACCATGGCGCAATAAATACCCATCGCTGAATATTATCGCTTCTTCCAGTGTATTTCAACAAGACCATAATGGTTATACCCATCAGGATCCGGGTATTCTAACCCATTTAGCAGAGAAAAAAGGCAAATATATCCGTGAATATTTACCAGCAGATACGAACTCTTTATTGGCTGTAATGGATAAAGTGTTTCGCTCCCAACAGAAAGTTAATGTCATTATCTCCAGTAAGCACCCTCGTCCGCAATTCTATAGCACAAAAGAGGCAGAGGAACTGGTGGAAAAAGGCTTGAAAGTAATTGATTGGGCGAGTACCGATCAAGATGGGGAAGCAGATTTAGTAATCGCAGCTGCTGGGACGGAACCCAATTTAGAAGCATTGGCTGCTCTTACGATCTTTAACAAAAAATTTCCTGAAGCGAAGGTTCGCTTTATCAATGTGGTAGAGTTATTGAAACTAAGAAACAACAAAGATACACCGAATGGACTGACTGATAAAGAATTTAATGAATATTTTACCAAAGATAAGCCAATCGTCTTTGTTTTCCATGGCTATGAAGGCTTGATTAGGAATCTCTTTTTTGACCGCGATAACCGTAATTTAACTGTACACGGATACCAAGAAGAGGGCGCCGTGACGACGCCGTTTGACATGCGTGTATTGAATGAGATGGACCGCTTTACCTTAGCTAAATCTTTCGCCAAAGCAAGTGGACAAGTCGACGAGAAATTCCGAAATGAAATGGACACCTTGCTTGAAAAACACCATGACTATATCCGAGAAGAAGGAAAAGACATCCCCGAAGTGAACGATTGGAAATGGGAGCCGTTAGAGTAG
- a CDS encoding aminoglycoside phosphotransferase family protein encodes MSIEKINVGQSKYEEIQTLLSIDSIQAIEQFIDPELDKIYDTYLISLPSDQYVLKKAQESEVEAYRILANTAESFSVPDFIDCYECNQVEWILIEYAAGNDLQILDEISAKKTGESLAQIASYFYYSETPENVEKSMEASIKRLLKLPPNSVLNQAYRLYLERRKNMPRTFVHDDLLPINVLSHKGEITIIDWGYGRKGTYVNDVARFHSFYSNQKDSYEKGFSFLGEEKDREIFLNAYFDGLTGELKKQLSKEQFLFDVQLEMLNQYLLNINHLKTISSSSLSSEWDTFFYEKATDQAELLLKRRKSIPSN; translated from the coding sequence TTGTCAATCGAAAAAATTAATGTAGGGCAAAGCAAATATGAAGAAATTCAAACTTTATTAAGTATCGATTCTATTCAAGCAATCGAACAGTTTATTGATCCGGAGCTTGATAAAATCTATGATACGTATCTTATTTCTCTTCCATCTGATCAATATGTTTTGAAGAAAGCTCAAGAAAGTGAAGTAGAAGCGTATCGCATTTTAGCAAATACTGCAGAATCTTTTTCCGTTCCAGATTTTATAGATTGTTATGAATGCAATCAGGTTGAATGGATTTTAATTGAATACGCAGCAGGTAATGATTTACAGATCTTGGATGAGATTTCTGCCAAAAAAACAGGAGAATCATTGGCCCAGATCGCTAGCTATTTCTACTATTCTGAAACACCAGAAAACGTTGAAAAATCAATGGAAGCTTCCATAAAACGACTATTGAAATTGCCGCCCAATTCAGTCTTGAATCAGGCATATCGATTGTACTTGGAGCGTCGTAAAAATATGCCTCGTACATTTGTACATGATGATTTATTGCCGATTAACGTTTTGTCTCACAAAGGAGAAATAACCATAATCGATTGGGGATATGGAAGGAAAGGAACTTATGTCAATGACGTTGCTCGATTCCATAGCTTCTATTCGAATCAAAAAGATTCTTATGAGAAAGGTTTTTCGTTTTTGGGTGAGGAAAAAGACAGAGAAATATTCTTGAACGCTTATTTTGACGGGCTGACTGGTGAGTTGAAAAAGCAGCTCTCCAAAGAACAATTTTTATTTGATGTACAGTTGGAGATGCTTAATCAATATCTCTTAAATATTAACCATTTAAAAACAATATCTTCATCTTCCTTGTCGTCAGAGTGGGATACATTCTTTTATGAAAAAGCAACCGATCAAGCAGAATTACTTTTGAAGCGTAGAAAAAGTATACCCAGCAATTAG
- the nrdG gene encoding anaerobic ribonucleoside-triphosphate reductase activating protein, translating to MRNPTPGEWTAEKYSRGYVADYKPFNFVDGEGVRNSIYVSGCLFACPGCYNKAAQSFTYGKPYTEELEEQILKDLEFDYVQGLTLLGGEPFLNTNILIPLLKRIRQNFGDTKDIWSWTGYSWEEMMLETPDKLELLSMIDILVDGRFELEKKDLTLQFRGSSNQRIIKVKESIAQEQVVLWENH from the coding sequence ATGAGGAATCCAACACCTGGTGAGTGGACTGCCGAAAAATATTCACGTGGATATGTTGCAGACTATAAACCCTTTAACTTCGTTGACGGTGAGGGCGTCCGTAACAGCATTTACGTAAGTGGTTGTTTGTTTGCCTGCCCAGGCTGCTATAATAAAGCAGCTCAATCTTTTACATACGGAAAACCCTACACGGAAGAGTTAGAGGAACAAATTTTAAAAGATTTGGAATTTGATTATGTCCAAGGCCTCACCTTATTAGGAGGGGAACCTTTTTTAAATACCAATATCCTGATTCCTTTGCTAAAAAGAATTCGTCAAAATTTTGGTGATACAAAGGACATTTGGAGTTGGACTGGCTATAGCTGGGAAGAAATGATGCTGGAAACGCCAGATAAGCTGGAGTTATTATCAATGATTGATATACTAGTGGATGGCCGTTTTGAACTTGAAAAAAAAGATTTAACCTTGCAATTTAGAGGTAGTTCAAACCAACGTATCATAAAAGTAAAAGAGAGCATTGCCCAAGAACAAGTCGTTTTGTGGGAGAATCATTAA
- the nrdI gene encoding class Ib ribonucleoside-diphosphate reductase assembly flavoprotein NrdI produces the protein MKVVFFSLTGNVRRFVKNLADYPSLEITQTDPFVEVNEPFVFIAPAYEKEVTEIAWDFMSTGNNASFCKGVIGSGNLNFDSLYIYTAKDLARDYEVPLLDSFEYFGTSKDIERIKEKINAIA, from the coding sequence ATGAAAGTCGTTTTTTTCTCTCTTACTGGAAATGTCAGACGGTTTGTAAAGAATTTAGCTGACTACCCGTCTTTGGAGATTACACAAACCGATCCATTCGTAGAAGTGAATGAGCCCTTTGTGTTTATCGCTCCAGCTTACGAAAAAGAGGTTACTGAAATTGCTTGGGATTTTATGTCCACAGGCAATAACGCTTCCTTTTGTAAAGGTGTCATTGGGAGTGGGAATTTAAATTTTGACTCGCTCTATATATACACAGCAAAAGACTTAGCTCGTGATTACGAAGTACCATTACTAGATAGTTTTGAATATTTTGGAACGAGCAAAGATATCGAACGAATAAAGGAGAAAATCAATGCAATCGCCTAA
- the nrdE gene encoding class 1b ribonucleoside-diphosphate reductase subunit alpha, translated as MQSPKIIPANKKIEANYFELNNQLNIPKDNKIQLKKDTEAVRTYFLTYVNPNTVFFHNLKEKLDYLVDNHYIEEELMEQYTFEFIKSLFKRIYAKKFRFNTFMGAYKFYQQYSLKTNDGKRILERYEDRIAFNALYLADGDEELANNLADEMISQRLQPATPTFLNAGRKRRGELSSCYLISLEDDMNSIGRGINSALQLSKRGGGVGINLSSIRAKNDPIKGIEGAAAGVVPIMKLYEDSFSYANQLGQRQGAGVVYLNVFHPDIVDFLATRKENADEKVRIKTLSLGLVVPDKFYELIKNNEKMYLFSPYDVERIYGEPFSYVDITAEYDNMVNNPEIRKSKINARELETEISNLQNEAGYPYIINIDTANRENPIDGRIIMSNLCSEIFQSMTPSVINDRQEFDVLGTDIICNLASTNVTNLMASPDFGRSVKVALRALTNVSLKTNTASVPTIENGNKRNHAVGLGAMNLHGFLAKNKMHYGSPESIEFTDLYFMLLNYWTLVASNEIAIEKGETFADFEKSEYYTGAYFERYQERITTREEIQHDAVKALFDDIYIPTKEDWEKLASNVREHGLYNSYRQAIAPTGSISYINESTASIHPIIQKIEERVEGSRGKVYYPAPYMDEDTIPYYTSAYDIDQRRVIDVYAAAQKHVDQGMSLTLFTRSEFKPGMYEWKTDPNYLTKKTTRDLNMFRNYAWTQGIKSLYYVRTFTDDAEISSVNECESCSI; from the coding sequence ATGCAATCGCCTAAAATTATACCCGCAAATAAAAAAATCGAAGCGAATTACTTCGAATTAAATAACCAATTGAATATTCCGAAAGACAATAAAATCCAATTGAAAAAAGACACGGAAGCGGTGCGTACGTATTTCTTGACATACGTAAACCCGAATACCGTTTTCTTCCATAACCTAAAAGAGAAATTAGACTATCTGGTAGATAATCATTATATAGAAGAAGAATTAATGGAACAGTATACATTTGAATTTATTAAGAGCTTATTTAAACGTATTTATGCGAAAAAATTCCGTTTCAATACGTTCATGGGCGCATACAAGTTCTATCAACAATATTCCTTAAAAACGAATGATGGCAAACGTATTTTAGAACGTTATGAAGATCGTATTGCGTTTAACGCATTATATTTAGCAGATGGCGATGAAGAATTAGCCAACAATTTAGCAGATGAAATGATTTCACAACGTCTACAACCTGCAACACCAACGTTCTTGAATGCAGGTAGAAAACGTCGTGGAGAACTTTCTTCTTGTTACTTAATCTCATTAGAAGACGACATGAACTCTATCGGTCGTGGAATTAACTCTGCTCTGCAACTATCAAAACGCGGTGGCGGGGTAGGAATCAATTTATCCAGTATCCGTGCGAAAAACGATCCGATTAAAGGAATCGAAGGAGCTGCAGCAGGTGTTGTTCCGATTATGAAGCTATATGAAGATTCGTTTTCATACGCGAATCAATTAGGACAACGTCAAGGTGCTGGAGTTGTTTACTTGAACGTCTTCCACCCGGATATCGTTGACTTCCTAGCAACTCGTAAAGAAAATGCGGATGAAAAAGTTCGTATCAAGACATTGTCACTTGGTCTGGTAGTTCCGGATAAGTTCTATGAATTGATTAAAAATAACGAAAAAATGTATTTGTTCAGTCCTTACGACGTAGAACGGATTTATGGCGAACCTTTCTCTTATGTAGATATTACAGCAGAATATGACAATATGGTAAATAACCCTGAAATTCGCAAGTCAAAAATTAATGCACGTGAGTTAGAGACAGAAATTTCGAACTTACAAAACGAAGCAGGTTATCCATACATTATTAACATCGATACGGCAAATCGAGAAAATCCAATTGATGGACGTATTATTATGAGTAACTTGTGTTCAGAGATTTTCCAAAGTATGACGCCGTCTGTCATCAATGATCGTCAAGAATTCGATGTATTAGGGACAGATATTATCTGTAATTTAGCTTCAACGAACGTAACTAATTTAATGGCTTCACCGGATTTTGGTAGATCTGTAAAAGTTGCTTTGCGTGCTTTGACAAATGTCAGCCTAAAAACCAATACAGCTTCAGTGCCAACCATTGAAAATGGCAATAAGCGTAATCACGCAGTTGGACTGGGTGCAATGAATTTGCATGGTTTCCTTGCTAAAAATAAAATGCACTACGGTTCTCCTGAATCCATTGAGTTTACAGATTTGTATTTCATGCTGTTGAATTACTGGACGCTTGTAGCAAGTAATGAAATCGCGATCGAAAAGGGAGAAACCTTTGCCGATTTCGAAAAATCAGAATACTATACAGGTGCCTATTTTGAAAGATATCAAGAACGCATTACCACTCGTGAAGAAATTCAACACGATGCAGTAAAAGCATTGTTCGACGACATCTATATTCCGACAAAAGAAGACTGGGAAAAATTGGCAAGCAATGTGCGTGAGCATGGTTTGTATAACAGCTACCGCCAAGCAATTGCGCCAACTGGATCGATTAGCTACATTAACGAATCAACAGCGTCCATCCACCCAATTATTCAAAAAATCGAAGAGCGTGTAGAAGGTTCTCGTGGGAAAGTTTACTATCCAGCACCATATATGGATGAAGATACAATTCCCTACTACACTTCTGCTTATGATATTGACCAACGTCGTGTGATCGATGTTTATGCAGCGGCACAAAAACACGTTGATCAAGGTATGAGTTTAACACTCTTTACTCGTTCTGAATTCAAACCAGGTATGTACGAATGGAAGACAGATCCGAACTATCTAACGAAAAAGACAACTCGTGATTTGAATATGTTCCGTAACTATGCTTGGACGCAAGGAATTAAATCGTTATACTACGTTCGTACTTTTACGGATGATGCAGAAATCAGCTCCGTAAACGAATGTGAAAGTTGCTCGATTTAA
- the nrdF gene encoding class 1b ribonucleoside-diphosphate reductase subunit beta, which yields MNTREYDASASYKSINWNVVEDMVDKLTWEKLTSQFWLDTRMVPSNDKADWSKLTDAEKTLYNKVFGGLTMLDTLQGEDGNAEIMKDARTQHEIAVLTNIQFMEQVHAKSYSTIFSTLCSPAEISEIFRWTEENEYLQYKGHRIREIYLNGTPLQKKATSVMLESFLFYSGFYTPLRYMGNGKMVNVAEIIRLILRDESVHGTYIGYKFRVGLEELPEDEQQEVIDWVYDLLLDLYRNESRYTEELYDEIGWTESVKVFLKYNANKALMNLGLDPFFSETVEDVDPIVMNGISTTTSNMDFFSSVGNGYLLSDVEAMKDEDYAY from the coding sequence ATGAATACGAGAGAGTACGATGCAAGTGCTTCTTATAAATCAATTAACTGGAACGTTGTAGAAGACATGGTAGATAAACTGACTTGGGAAAAATTAACTTCTCAATTTTGGTTAGATACCCGTATGGTTCCATCAAATGATAAAGCAGACTGGTCCAAGTTGACAGATGCTGAAAAAACTCTTTACAACAAAGTGTTCGGCGGATTGACCATGTTGGATACTTTGCAAGGGGAAGACGGAAACGCCGAAATCATGAAAGATGCACGCACCCAACATGAGATTGCTGTATTGACGAATATCCAATTTATGGAGCAAGTACATGCGAAAAGCTATTCAACTATTTTTAGTACTCTTTGTTCACCAGCTGAAATCAGCGAAATATTCCGTTGGACAGAAGAGAATGAGTACCTACAGTATAAAGGACATCGTATCCGCGAGATTTATCTAAACGGAACGCCTTTACAAAAGAAAGCAACCAGTGTGATGTTGGAATCATTTTTATTCTATTCCGGCTTCTATACACCGCTTCGTTATATGGGAAATGGAAAAATGGTAAACGTGGCTGAAATTATTCGTTTGATTTTGCGTGATGAGAGCGTTCATGGCACCTATATTGGTTACAAATTCCGTGTAGGTCTAGAAGAGCTGCCGGAAGATGAACAACAAGAAGTAATTGACTGGGTTTATGATTTACTGTTGGACCTTTATCGCAATGAATCTCGTTATACAGAAGAGTTGTATGATGAAATCGGCTGGACTGAAAGTGTAAAAGTATTTCTAAAATACAATGCAAATAAAGCATTGATGAACTTAGGATTAGATCCATTCTTCTCCGAAACGGTAGAAGACGTTGATCCGATCGTGATGAATGGAATCTCCACAACAACAAGTAATATGGACTTCTTCAGTTCAGTAGGAAATGGCTACCTGCTTTCAGACGTGGAAGCCATGAAAGATGAAGACTACGCTTACTAA
- a CDS encoding SDR family oxidoreductase, whose amino-acid sequence MKNPHLTDPRKLYYTEKFPDQEQDTPALQKEMMPKPDCGEESYKGHNRLEGRNALITGGDSGIGRAAAIAYAREGANVAIQFFPGEEEDANEVKELIEKEGRKSLLLPYDLREDGAATEIVEKTVEAFGSLDTLVLNAAQQIAQPSLSDLTIKQVEDTFKVNIISMFETVQAAEKYLEPGSAIVTTTSVQSFNPSQPLMDYAATKGAISNFTVSLSSYFASKGIRVNGVAPGPIWTPLQLDSGKLEGQIPEFGQDSPLGRAGQPVELAPVYVLLASKEASYITGQIYGVTGGSPIDL is encoded by the coding sequence ATGAAAAATCCACATTTAACTGACCCACGTAAGCTCTATTACACAGAGAAGTTTCCGGATCAAGAACAAGACACTCCAGCTTTACAAAAAGAAATGATGCCAAAACCAGATTGCGGTGAAGAATCGTACAAAGGACACAATCGATTAGAAGGACGCAACGCTTTAATCACTGGAGGGGACTCTGGTATCGGCCGTGCAGCAGCTATTGCCTATGCTCGCGAAGGTGCAAATGTGGCGATTCAGTTCTTCCCAGGCGAAGAAGAAGACGCAAATGAAGTAAAAGAATTGATTGAAAAAGAAGGAAGAAAATCGTTACTGCTTCCATATGATTTGCGTGAAGATGGCGCAGCAACAGAAATTGTTGAAAAAACAGTAGAAGCATTTGGATCACTTGATACCTTGGTCTTAAATGCCGCCCAGCAAATTGCACAACCATCTTTAAGTGACTTAACGATAAAACAAGTAGAAGATACCTTTAAAGTAAATATTATCAGTATGTTCGAGACTGTACAAGCAGCTGAAAAATATTTAGAACCAGGAAGCGCCATTGTCACAACAACTTCAGTGCAATCTTTTAACCCGAGTCAACCTTTAATGGATTATGCTGCAACAAAAGGTGCCATCAGTAACTTTACCGTATCCTTATCTTCCTATTTTGCATCAAAAGGAATTCGAGTGAACGGTGTTGCGCCGGGACCAATCTGGACACCGCTTCAATTGGACAGCGGTAAATTAGAAGGACAAATTCCTGAATTTGGACAAGATAGTCCCCTTGGCCGTGCTGGACAGCCAGTAGAGTTGGCTCCGGTTTATGTTCTTTTAGCATCCAAAGAAGCAAGTTATATTACGGGACAAATTTATGGTGTAACAGGTGGATCGCCAATTGACCTTTAA